The DNA region CTATTTCACCCTCAAGGACAGCGGCGCGCAGGTGCGTTGCGCATTGTTCCGACAGAACGCGGCGCGCGTGCGCCAGGCGCTGAAGGATGGCCTGGCGGTGAAGGTGCGCGGCAAGGTCTCGTTGTTCGAGGGCCGCGGCGACTATCAACTGATTCTCGACACCGTCGAACCTGCAGGTGATGGCGCCCTGCGCTTGGCCTTCGATGCGCTGAAGGAAAAACTCAGCGCCGAAGGCTTGTTCAGTGCCGAACGCAAAGTACCGTTACCGGCGCATCCACAACGCATCGGCATCATCAGTTCGCCAACCGGCGCGGTGATTCGCGACATCATCAGTGTGTTCCGCCGCCGTGCGCCGCAGGTGCAACTGACGTTGATTCCCACCGCTGTGCAGGGCCGCGAAGCCACTGCGCAAATCGTCCGTGCGCTGAAAATGGCCGATGCCCGTGGATTCGACGCGCTGATCCTCGCCCGAGGCGGCGGCTCGCTGGAAGACCTCTGGTGCTTCAACGAAGAAGCCGTGGCACGTGCCGTTGATGCTTGCGTGACGCCGATTGTCAGCGCGGTTGGCCATGAAACCGACGTATCGATCAGCGATTTCGTTGCCGACGTACGCGCACCGACGCCTTCCGCCGCCGCCGAGTTACTCGCGCCCGATTCCAGCCATTTGATCCGTCAGGTCGAAAGTCTGCATCGCCGTTTGGTGATGCGCATGCGCGACCGTTTGATGCGTGATCGTCTGCGCCTCGAAGGCATGGCGCGTCGCCTGCGGCATCCCGGCGAGCGTCTGCGCCAGCAAGCGCAACGTCTGGACGATCTGGACATGCGCATGCGCCGCGCCTTCGAGCGCAGCCTCAATACTCGTCGCGAACGGCTGATTCGCCTGGAAACTCGTCTCGCCGGGCAACATCCGGGCCGCCAGTTGGCGATGTTGCGCCAGCGCCTCGACAGCCTCGCCGAACGTCTGCCGCGCGCCATGCGCGAAGGCCTGAAAAACCGTCGCCTGCAACTGCACAGTCAAATGCAGACGCTGCATGTGGTCAGCCCGTTGGCAACGCTCGGTCGGGGTTACAGCATTCTGCTCGATGAACGCGGCCACGCGATCCGCAACGCTGCGCAAACCCACACCGGCCAGCGTTTGAAAGCCAAACTGGGCGAAGGCGAACTGCAAGTGCGCGTCGAGGATAATCACCTGACGCCTGTCACTCTCTCTTTACTGGACTGATCCATGCCGCGTTTTCTGGCTCCACTGTTTTTGCTGTGCCTGACGTTCAATGCCCACGCCGACAGTTACATCACCCGGCTGCTGAACAAGCCTGTGCCGGGCGGCGTGGCGGTGGTTGATCTCGGCGCTGGCGCACAGGCGCCGAAAGCCACGTATCAAGGCAAACCGCTGCTGGTGGTAAAAGAACAGAACAATTGGCTGGCGATTGTTGGTGTGCCGTTGACCGTGAAGCCTGGCTCTCAGCAGATCAGCAGCGGCGGGCGTAATCTGCCGTTCACCGTGGGTAACAAGAAATACCCGGAGCAGCGCATCACCCTGAAGAACAAGCAGCAAGTCAATCCGGATCAGTCGAACCTCAAGCGCATCGAAGGCGAATTGGCCGAGCAGATCAAGGCTTACCGCAGCTTCAGCCCGAATACGCCGAGCAATCTGTTGCTGGACAAACCAGTGAACGGGCCGCTGTCGAGCAAGTTTGGTGTGCGCCGCTTCTTTAATGGTGAAGAGCGCAATCCCCACGCTGGCCTCGATTTCGCGGTGCCGGCAGGCACACCGATCAAGACTCCGGCGGCGGGTAAGGTGATCCTCACCGGCAACTACTTCTTCAACGGCAACACGGTATTTGTCGACCATGGGCAGGGCTTCATCAGCATGTTCTGCCATATGTCGAAGATTGACGTGAAGGTCGGCGATCAATTGGCGCGTGGCGCGGTGGTGGGCAAGGTTGGCATGACCGGTCGGGCGACCGGGCCGCACATGCACTGGAATGTCAGCCTGAATGATGCGCGGGTGGATCCGGCGATTTTCATTGGTGCGTTTCAACCTTAAGAAATTGAGTGAGGCTGATGGCCTCTTCGCGAGCAAGCCCGCTCCCACACTGGATTTGTGTTGAGAACACGCTCAACTGTGGGAGCGGGCTTGCTCGCGAAGGCGGCCTAGCCACCCCACAAACACCCCTGACACCCAACCACCCTCAATTGCGCCCGGATCTAACCTCACGCAAACATCGACAAGATCCACCGACTAAAGCGCAATAAAATCCTGCAAAATCCCGCTTTCCGGGTATTCCTCTCAATTTTTTTCGACTGCTTGCCATCCTCTGCCCTCGCGGTTAGGGTTGAAGGCATGAAAACCTCTCACACCCTCATTCAGCTTCGCCAGCACCGCAGCCTGTGCCTCGTCAGCGCACGACTGCCGGGCTGAATCGCTGCGCCTCGTCCGACGTTTTCCCACAACATTCGTTACACCGGCAGGCCGCCTCTTTTCGGCCCAGACAATAAGGAATTTCCCGATGAGCATGCTCAAAGATCCGTCTTCGAAATACCGCGCGTTTCCTGTCATCAATCTGCCGGATCGTACCTGGCCGTCGAAAACCATCGACACCGCGCCGATCTGGTGCAGCTCCGACCTTCGTGACGGTAACCAGTCGCTGATCGAGCCGATGGACGCGGTGAAGAAGCTGCGCTTCTGGAAAACCCTGGTTCAGGTCGGTGTGAAGGAAATCGAAGCGTCGTTCCCGGCCGCTTCGCAAACCGATTTCGACTTCGTGCGTACTCTTATCGAAGAAGGCCACATCCCGGACGACACCACTATTCAGGTGCTGACCCAAGGTCGTGAAGACCTGATCGAGCGTACTTTCGAATCCCTGCGCGGCGCGAAGAAAGCCATCGTTCACCTGTACAACGCCACCTCGCCTTCTTTCCGTCGCATCGTCTTCAACCAGGACAAGGACGGCATCAAGGCCATCGCGGTCAACGCGGCCAAACTGTTCGTCAAATACGCCGCCATGCAGCCGGACACCGAGTGGACCTTCGAATACTCGCCGGAAACCTTCAGCGCTACCGAGCTGGAGTTCGCCAAGGAAGTCTGTGACGCGGTGATCGAGGTGTGGAACCCGACGCCTGAGCACAAGATGATCCTCAACCTGCCCGCCACCGTTGAGTGCGCGACGCCGAACATCTACGCCGACCAGATCGAGTGGTTCGGCCGCAACATCAACCGTCGTGACAGCGTGATCATCAGCCTGCACACCCACAACGACCGCGGCACTGGCGTTGCCGCCACCGAGCTGGGTCTGATGGCCGGCGCTGATCGCGTCGAAGGCTGCCTGTTCGGCAACGGCGAGCGTACCGGCAACGTCGACCTCGTCACCGTCGCGCTGAACATGTACACCCAGGGTCTCGACCCGCAGCTGGACTTCTCCGACATCGACGGCGTGCGCAAAGTCGTCGAAGAGTGCAACCAGATTCAGGTTCACCCGCGTCACCCGTACGTTGGCGACCTGGTCCACACCGCGTTCTCCGGTTCGCACCAGGATGCGATCCGCAAAGGCTTCTCCCAGCAGAAACCGGATGCACTGTGGGAAGTGCCGTACTTGCCGATCGACCCGGCCGACATTGGTCGCAGCTACGAGGCGGTAATCCGCGTCAACAGCCAGTCGGGCAAGGGCGGCATCGCTTACTTGCTGGAGCAGGAATACGGCATCAGCCTGCCACGTCGCATGCAGATCGAGTTCAGCCAGGTGGTGCAGCGTGAAACCGATCGTCTCGGCCTGGAGATGACGGCCAAGCAGATTCACTCGCTGTTGATCAGCGAATACCTGCAAGCCAACACCCCGTACGCGCTGGTCAGCCATCGCCTGCAGGAAGAAAACGGCAACAGCAATGTTGAAGTGGAAGTGGCGAGCAAAGGTCAGGGCGAAACCAACCTGCACTGGCGCGGCAAGGGCAACGGTGCGCTGGAAGCACTGGTCGCCGGCCTGCCGATTCCGGTGGAAATCATGGACTACAACGAACACGCGATCGGCGCGGGCACCAACGCCAAAGCGGCGGCCTACATCGAGCTGCGCGTGAACGGTGAACGTGCGGTGCACGGCGTGGGTATCGATGAAAACATCACCACGGCCAGCTTCAAGGCACTGTTCAGCGCGCTGAACCGCTCGCTGAGCCAGCCTGAGGCGAAAGCGGCGTAATCGACTGCTGAAATGCAAAAGGCCCCGGCGTTTAAACGCCGGGGCCTTTTTTGCGATCGTTCCCATGCTCCGCGTGGGAATGCCTCAAGGGACGCTCCGCGTCCAGTGACGCGGAGCGTCACGGGCTGCATTCCCACGCAGAGCGTGGGAACGATCGGCTGCCTCAGGTGAGCTCGAACGTGTCGGCATCCAGATTCGCCGGGAAACGCTCGCGATAAGCCGCCAGTGGTGCGGCCTCCAGCACGACTTTGAACACGCCGTCCGCCTCCCCCGCCGCCAGCAAGGTTTCGCCCTGGAAATCCAGCACCTGACTGTCACCGGTGTAGGCAAAACCCTTGCCGTCGGTACCAATGCGATTCACCGCCGCCACATAACAAAGGTTTTCAATGGCTCGCGCCGGCAACAGGCGATTCCAGTGCAAACGCCGCGCACCCGGCCAGTTCGCGGTGTACAGCAGCAAATCGGTGTCCTGTGCATCACGGCTCCACACCGGGAAGCGCAGGTCATAGCAGATCAGCGGACGGATGCGCCAGCCCTTGAGTTCGAACTGCACCTGGCGTTCGCCGGGGGTGTAATGGTTGTGCTCGCCGGCCATGCGGAACAGATGACGCTTGTCGTAATGCAGCACTTCTCCATCCGGCCGCGCCCACAGCAGGCGATTGCGGTGGCTGCCGTCAGCGGCCTGAATGATCACGCTGCCGGTAATCACTGCATCGAGTTTCGCCGCCTGAACCCGCAGCCATTTGCTGGTCGGGCCGTTCTCGGCTTCGGCGAGGGTCTCGGACTCCATCGAAAAGCCGGTGGTGAACATCTCCGGCAGAATGATCAGGTCCGCACCACGCGCCTGCTCCAGCAATTGCTCGAAGTGCTCAAGGTTGGCCTGGCGATCATGCCAGGCCAGGGTGGTCTGGATCAGCGCCAGATTGAGATCGGGTAACGCACTCAGATCGCGCATAGTTTTGCCGCCGCTTCACGCAGCGTCTCCTCGCGTTTGGCGAAGCACAGCCGCACCAGGCGCTGGCCTGCGGGTGGGTTCTGATAGAAGACCGATACCGGAATACTTGCCACGCCGTGCTCACGGGTCATCCACATGGCCATTTCGACGTCATTCAAGTCCGGGCGGATCTGCGAATAATCGACCAGCTGGAAATAGGTGCCGGTGACACGGCTGAAAGTGAAGCGCGATGGCGTCAGCAAATCGCAGAACAGGTCACGCTTGGCCTGATAGAAACCCGGCAGCTCTTCGACGTGTTCAGGGTGCTCGGCCATGTAATCGGCCAAGGCGTATTGCAGCGGTGTGACACCACAGAAACTGACGTATTGGTGCACCTTGCGCAGCTCGGCGGTCAACGCCGGCGGCGCGACGACGTAGCCGGTTTTCCAGCCGGTAACGTGGTAAGTCTTGCCGAAGGAGCTGACTACGAAGGCGCGCTGATACAGCTCTTCGTGCGCCAGCACGCTGACGTGCGGCACGCCGTCGAACACCAGGTGTTCGTAGACTTCGTCGCTGATCAGATAGATGTCGCGATCACGGATCAGCGCCGCCAGTTGATCCAGCTCGGCACGGCTGATCAAGGCGCCGCTGGGGTTGTGCGGGGTGTTGATGACGATCATTTTCGTGCGCGGACTCAGGGCCGCGGCGAGCTTGTCGAAATCAATGGAGAAGTCGTCCGGGTTCAACTGCACATGCACGCAACGACCGCCCGCCAATTCCGTCGCCGGTTCGTAGCTGTCGTAACAAGGATCGAACACGATGACTTCGTCGCCGCTGTGGATAACCGCCTGAATCGCACAGAAGATCGCCTGGGTCGCACCCGGCGTGACCGTCACTTCGCTGTCGGCATTGACCTGCACGCCATAACTGCGAGCGATTTTCAGCGCAATCTGTTCGCGCAGCGCCGGCAGGCCAGTCATCGGCGAATACTGGTTATGGCCACTGGCAATATGCCGACCGACCGCGTCACGCAGCGACTGCGGGCCGTCAAAATCAGGGAAACCCTGGGACAGGTTGATGGCTCCGGTTTGCGCCGCGAGCTGAGACATCTGCGTGAAAATAGTGATGCCGACATTCGGCAGCTTACTGGTGATCATCGGGGGTTCCCTGCTCAACACCCGGCTCTGACGACGGCGCGGGAGAGCCCGAGGATAGCCCATCCGGCGCCCATAAAAAAAGGGCGCCGGATGGCACCCTTCTCTCATTCGTACAACACCAAACACTGTGGCGAGGGGATTTATCCCCGTTCGGCTGCGAAGCAGTCGCAAACCCTATCAATGCGGAGTGCCTGTTACACCTTCGCCACAGGTTTTGGGGCCGCTACGCGACCCAACGGGGATAAATCCCCTCGCCACAAAAGCCCGTCAGCAAGCGGCGATTTACTTCTTGTCGCGGCGCTTTTTGTCGGCTTTCTTGCTGTGCGACATCATCCGACGCTTCCTGTTGACCTGGCGGTCGGTCAGCGTGTTTTTGTTGCCTTCGTACGGGTTCTCGCCGCCTTTGAACTCGATGCGGATCGGCGTACCGACCAGCTTGAGCACACGACGGTAAGTGTTCTCCAGATAGCGCACATACGACTTCGGCACTTTCTCGATCTGGTTACCGTGGATCACGATGATCGGCGGGTTGGCACCACCCAAGTGAGCGTAACGCAGCTTGATCCGGCGGTTGTTGACCATCGGTGGCGCGTGCTCGCCAACCGCGTCTTCGAGAATCTGGGTCAGACGGTTGGTCGGCCAGCGGGTGACCGCCGACTTGAACGAGTTCTGTACGGACGCGTAGAGGTTGCCCACGCCGGTACCGTGCAGTGCCGAGATGAAGTGGATGTCGGCGTAATCAACGAAGAACAGACGACGCTGCAGCTCGACCTTGACGAAGTCGCGCTCGCTCGGCGTCATGCCGTCCCACTTGTTGATCGCGATCACCAGCGCACGACCCGACTCGATGGCGAAGCCCAGCAGGTTGAGGTCGTGATCGACCACACCTTCGCGGGCGTCCATCACGAAGATCACCACGTTGGCGTCTTTGATCGCTTGCAGGGTTTTCACCACGGAGAATTTTTCGACTTCTTCGTGGATCTTGCCGCGCTTGCGCACACCGGCGGTGTCGATCAGCGTGTACTTCTCTTCATTCCGTTCGAACGGGATGTAGATACTGTCGCGCGTGGTACCGGGCTGGTCATAAACGATTACCCGGTCTTCACCGAGCATGCGATTGACCAGGGTCGACTTGCCGACGTTCGGACGGCCGATGATGGCGATCTTGATGCCGTCTTTTTCGCTTGGGCCAGGAATGCGCTTGGCTTCCTCGCCTTCGGCAACGATTTCTTCTTCGCCGTCTTCCGGGTCTTCTTCGTCTCTCGGGAAATCACCCAGGGCGATTTCCAGCATCTGGGTGATGCCACGGCCGTGAGCACCGGCGACAGGAATCGCGTGGCCCATGCCCAACGGAGCGAATTCAGCGCGGGCCATTTCCGGGTCGATGTTGTCGACCTTGTTGGCTACCACGTAGGAACGCTTGTTACGTTTGCGCAGGTGTTCGGCGATCATCTGGTCGGCGGCGGTGAAACCGGCCTTGGCATCTACCAGGAACAGCACGACATCTGCTTCTTCAATGGCCAGCAGCGACTGCTCGGCCATTTTTTCGTCCATACCGTGCTCGTCACCGGAGATACCACCGGTGTCGACCAGAATGTAGGAACGCCCTTGCCACTTGGCCTCACCGTACTGGCGATCACGGGTCAGACCGGACAAATCGCCGACGATGGCGTCGCGAGTCCTGGTCAGGCGGTTGAACAAGGTGGACTTGCCGACGTTCGGTCGGCCCACCAGGGCGATTACGGGAACCATGCGGCTCTCCACTTCGTTATTTCAGAAAATACAAAAGCCGCTGCGAGGCAGCGGCTGGTGCTCGGGGCAACACTGTGGGTGTTCTCTGTGGGGCGAGCCTGCTCGCGAAAAACGCCAAGGCACCGAGTTTATTCAGGCCGTCTGCGTAATCGTTGACGCCCATCGCGAGCAGGCTCGCTCCCACATCCACACTCACAAGTGAAGCTGCCTGGGGGTGTTAACCCCAAGCATAGTTGTTACTTGATGGTCAGGGCTTCCAGTTTGCCGCTGTTGCCATATACATAAATCGTGTCACCCACCACCAGCGGACGGGCACGCAGGCCGTCGCTGTCGATGCGCTCACGGCCGACGAAACGACCGTCAACCTGGCTCAGCAAGTGCAGATAACCTTCCAGGTCACCGACTGCAACGTAGCTGGAGAACACTTCCGGAGCCGACAGTTGACGACGAGCCAGCGAATCGTTGCTCCACAATGCTGTGGTGGAACGTTCGTCGACGCCTTCAACGGTGCCCGAGGACAGGCTCACGTAAACGCTGCCGAAACCCTGAGCAATACCGGCGTAGCTCGACGCATCGCGCTGCCAGAGTTGACGACCGCTTTCCAGATCCAGTGCCGCAACGCGACCCTGATAGCTGGCAACGTACAGCGTGCCGCCGGACAACAGCAGACCGCCGTCGATGTCGACCACGCGCTCCAGTTCCGAACGGCCTTGTGGAATCGCGATCCGTTGTTCCCACACCGGCACGCCGTTGGAAATGTCCAGAGCGACCACTTTGCCAGTCGACAGGCCAGCCACCGCGAGGCGGTTGGTGACGAGCGGCGCACTGGTGCCACGCAGGGTCAGGACGGCAGGCGTGCTGTCATAGACCCAGCGCTGAGTACCGGTGGAGGCATCCAGACCGATCAGACGATCGTCCTGAGTCTGCACCACCACGACGTCGCCGTTGTTGGCCGGCGGCGCGAGGACTTCGCTGTTCACACGAGCGCGCCACTTCTCTTCACCGTTGATGGTGTCCAGAGCAACGACTTCGCCACGCAGCGTACCGATCAGAACCAGACCGTAACCCACGCCAACAGCGCCGGAGACTGGCAGATCAAGATCCTTTTTCCACTTCACATCGCCGTTGCCACGATCCATGGCCATCACCACGCCGGTCACATCGGCCGCGTAGATGGTGTCACCGTCGATCGCCGGCACCAGCATGTTGTAGGTTTCGCCCTGACCGTCACCGATCGAACGACTCCACTGCTTCTGCAGAACCACTTCTTCTTTGAAGTCGGTCAGTTCGGCCGGTGGCAATTCTTTCTTGCTGTTGCTGCTGCAACCCGCGGCCAGAAGGGCCAGAGCCAGCAATGCTGCATGCTTCCAACGGATCACGTCACGCATCCCCTTTGGCCAGGTCGTCGAGCTTGATTTGAAGGCCACCGACCGCCGCTTCATCCGACAGTGCCGCCTTGGCTTTTTGATACGCCTTGTTCGCGTCATCGGTGCGGCCCAACTGCACCAGCAGGTCGCCCTTGAGTTCTTCGCGAGTGGCCAGGAACGCTTTGTCGGCGTCGCCGTCGAGCAGTTTCAGGGCATCTTCAGCCTTGTTCTGCGCGCCGAGCACCTGCGCCAGACGCTGACGGGCGATTTCGCCCAGCGCCGGGTTGGCCGGTTTGTCGACGATGGCTTTCAGTTCGGTCGCGGCGTCGTCCAGCTTGCCGCTGTCCACAGCCACTTTGGCCACGAACAGGCTGCCGTATTGCGCGTAGGCAGAACCGCCGAATTCGCTGTTGAGCTTGCCGGCCAGATCAGCCACGCGCGCTGCATCAGGCTTGCCGTCAGGCGTCAGCGTGGTTTCCAGCAGTTGCTGATAGAGCACCGAGGCGCCTTGCGACTGGTTGCTCTGATACTTGTGAAAAGCCTGCCAGCCGAACACGATGACCAGCGCCAACAGGCCGCCGGTGACCAGAGGTTTGCCGTTGCGTGTCCACCAGTCCTTCAAATCCGCCAACTGTTCGTCTTCGGTACTCGACACCCCAATACTCCTTAATCGCTAAATCGGCTGTTTGGACAGCTTCAACCCTGCACGACGCAGGTGGCCAGGTGAGCGGCGAGCGCATCCCAGGCAATGCTTTGTTGTTCGCCCTGGCCACGCAGGGGTTTGAA from Pseudomonas helmanticensis includes:
- the xseA gene encoding exodeoxyribonuclease VII large subunit — protein: MIKDPFARLGLDREVLTVSQLNGRARVLLEDVFSNIWVEGEISNLARPASGHIYFTLKDSGAQVRCALFRQNAARVRQALKDGLAVKVRGKVSLFEGRGDYQLILDTVEPAGDGALRLAFDALKEKLSAEGLFSAERKVPLPAHPQRIGIISSPTGAVIRDIISVFRRRAPQVQLTLIPTAVQGREATAQIVRALKMADARGFDALILARGGGSLEDLWCFNEEAVARAVDACVTPIVSAVGHETDVSISDFVADVRAPTPSAAAELLAPDSSHLIRQVESLHRRLVMRMRDRLMRDRLRLEGMARRLRHPGERLRQQAQRLDDLDMRMRRAFERSLNTRRERLIRLETRLAGQHPGRQLAMLRQRLDSLAERLPRAMREGLKNRRLQLHSQMQTLHVVSPLATLGRGYSILLDERGHAIRNAAQTHTGQRLKAKLGEGELQVRVEDNHLTPVTLSLLD
- a CDS encoding M23 family metallopeptidase produces the protein MPRFLAPLFLLCLTFNAHADSYITRLLNKPVPGGVAVVDLGAGAQAPKATYQGKPLLVVKEQNNWLAIVGVPLTVKPGSQQISSGGRNLPFTVGNKKYPEQRITLKNKQQVNPDQSNLKRIEGELAEQIKAYRSFSPNTPSNLLLDKPVNGPLSSKFGVRRFFNGEERNPHAGLDFAVPAGTPIKTPAAGKVILTGNYFFNGNTVFVDHGQGFISMFCHMSKIDVKVGDQLARGAVVGKVGMTGRATGPHMHWNVSLNDARVDPAIFIGAFQP
- the leuA gene encoding 2-isopropylmalate synthase; the protein is MSMLKDPSSKYRAFPVINLPDRTWPSKTIDTAPIWCSSDLRDGNQSLIEPMDAVKKLRFWKTLVQVGVKEIEASFPAASQTDFDFVRTLIEEGHIPDDTTIQVLTQGREDLIERTFESLRGAKKAIVHLYNATSPSFRRIVFNQDKDGIKAIAVNAAKLFVKYAAMQPDTEWTFEYSPETFSATELEFAKEVCDAVIEVWNPTPEHKMILNLPATVECATPNIYADQIEWFGRNINRRDSVIISLHTHNDRGTGVAATELGLMAGADRVEGCLFGNGERTGNVDLVTVALNMYTQGLDPQLDFSDIDGVRKVVEECNQIQVHPRHPYVGDLVHTAFSGSHQDAIRKGFSQQKPDALWEVPYLPIDPADIGRSYEAVIRVNSQSGKGGIAYLLEQEYGISLPRRMQIEFSQVVQRETDRLGLEMTAKQIHSLLISEYLQANTPYALVSHRLQEENGNSNVEVEVASKGQGETNLHWRGKGNGALEALVAGLPIPVEIMDYNEHAIGAGTNAKAAAYIELRVNGERAVHGVGIDENITTASFKALFSALNRSLSQPEAKAA
- a CDS encoding amidohydrolase, which encodes MRDLSALPDLNLALIQTTLAWHDRQANLEHFEQLLEQARGADLIILPEMFTTGFSMESETLAEAENGPTSKWLRVQAAKLDAVITGSVIIQAADGSHRNRLLWARPDGEVLHYDKRHLFRMAGEHNHYTPGERQVQFELKGWRIRPLICYDLRFPVWSRDAQDTDLLLYTANWPGARRLHWNRLLPARAIENLCYVAAVNRIGTDGKGFAYTGDSQVLDFQGETLLAAGEADGVFKVVLEAAPLAAYRERFPANLDADTFELT
- a CDS encoding pyridoxal phosphate-dependent aminotransferase codes for the protein MITSKLPNVGITIFTQMSQLAAQTGAINLSQGFPDFDGPQSLRDAVGRHIASGHNQYSPMTGLPALREQIALKIARSYGVQVNADSEVTVTPGATQAIFCAIQAVIHSGDEVIVFDPCYDSYEPATELAGGRCVHVQLNPDDFSIDFDKLAAALSPRTKMIVINTPHNPSGALISRAELDQLAALIRDRDIYLISDEVYEHLVFDGVPHVSVLAHEELYQRAFVVSSFGKTYHVTGWKTGYVVAPPALTAELRKVHQYVSFCGVTPLQYALADYMAEHPEHVEELPGFYQAKRDLFCDLLTPSRFTFSRVTGTYFQLVDYSQIRPDLNDVEMAMWMTREHGVASIPVSVFYQNPPAGQRLVRLCFAKREETLREAAAKLCAI
- the der gene encoding ribosome biogenesis GTPase Der, coding for MVPVIALVGRPNVGKSTLFNRLTRTRDAIVGDLSGLTRDRQYGEAKWQGRSYILVDTGGISGDEHGMDEKMAEQSLLAIEEADVVLFLVDAKAGFTAADQMIAEHLRKRNKRSYVVANKVDNIDPEMARAEFAPLGMGHAIPVAGAHGRGITQMLEIALGDFPRDEEDPEDGEEEIVAEGEEAKRIPGPSEKDGIKIAIIGRPNVGKSTLVNRMLGEDRVIVYDQPGTTRDSIYIPFERNEEKYTLIDTAGVRKRGKIHEEVEKFSVVKTLQAIKDANVVIFVMDAREGVVDHDLNLLGFAIESGRALVIAINKWDGMTPSERDFVKVELQRRLFFVDYADIHFISALHGTGVGNLYASVQNSFKSAVTRWPTNRLTQILEDAVGEHAPPMVNNRRIKLRYAHLGGANPPIIVIHGNQIEKVPKSYVRYLENTYRRVLKLVGTPIRIEFKGGENPYEGNKNTLTDRQVNRKRRMMSHSKKADKKRRDKK
- the bamB gene encoding outer membrane protein assembly factor BamB; the encoded protein is MRDVIRWKHAALLALALLAAGCSSNSKKELPPAELTDFKEEVVLQKQWSRSIGDGQGETYNMLVPAIDGDTIYAADVTGVVMAMDRGNGDVKWKKDLDLPVSGAVGVGYGLVLIGTLRGEVVALDTINGEEKWRARVNSEVLAPPANNGDVVVVQTQDDRLIGLDASTGTQRWVYDSTPAVLTLRGTSAPLVTNRLAVAGLSTGKVVALDISNGVPVWEQRIAIPQGRSELERVVDIDGGLLLSGGTLYVASYQGRVAALDLESGRQLWQRDASSYAGIAQGFGSVYVSLSSGTVEGVDERSTTALWSNDSLARRQLSAPEVFSSYVAVGDLEGYLHLLSQVDGRFVGRERIDSDGLRARPLVVGDTIYVYGNSGKLEALTIK
- a CDS encoding YfgM family protein, translated to MSSTEDEQLADLKDWWTRNGKPLVTGGLLALVIVFGWQAFHKYQSNQSQGASVLYQQLLETTLTPDGKPDAARVADLAGKLNSEFGGSAYAQYGSLFVAKVAVDSGKLDDAATELKAIVDKPANPALGEIARQRLAQVLGAQNKAEDALKLLDGDADKAFLATREELKGDLLVQLGRTDDANKAYQKAKAALSDEAAVGGLQIKLDDLAKGDA